One Fusobacterium sp. SYSU M8D902 DNA segment encodes these proteins:
- the yfcC gene encoding putative basic amino acid antiporter YfcC, giving the protein MKKKFNMPDTYVIIFFVVIFAAILTHTVPVGKFQMEKVTYITETGAEKTKVVPIAGSFSYELNEQGKPLVEGVKFFEPGGEVGVSNYVFEGIVSGDKWGTAVGVIAFIIITGGAFGIILRTKAVEAGLFTLIKKTKGSEYLLLPIVFFFFSLGGAVFGMGEEAIPFAMVLIPIVIGMGYDAITGILITYVSTQIGFATSWMNPFSVAIAQGVAGIPVLSGAGFRIFMWVFFTGIGIAYTLSYAKKVKANPESSISYASDAYYREEFKLSEQQDMEFKFGHKLVLLVVVLGMAWIIYGVVKFGYFLPEIATQFVIMGVASGIIGVLFKLDNMCVNDIASSFRKGAEDLIGAAIVVGMAKGIVLVLGGSEAGEPSVLNTILNWVAEGLSGLPAAFCAWVMYIFQSIFNFFVVSGSGQAALTMPIMAPLSDLVGVPRQVAVLAFQLGDGFTNLIVPTSGILIAILGIAKLDWVIWAKFQIKLQGALFFLGSLFVVGGVLMNLQ; this is encoded by the coding sequence ATGAAGAAAAAATTTAATATGCCTGACACGTATGTGATAATATTTTTTGTTGTAATATTTGCAGCAATACTTACACATACAGTTCCAGTGGGGAAATTTCAGATGGAAAAGGTAACTTATATTACTGAGACAGGTGCAGAAAAAACAAAAGTAGTTCCAATTGCAGGAAGTTTTTCTTATGAGTTAAATGAACAAGGAAAGCCACTTGTAGAGGGAGTGAAGTTTTTTGAGCCTGGAGGAGAAGTTGGAGTTTCTAACTATGTATTTGAAGGGATTGTAAGCGGAGATAAATGGGGAACAGCTGTTGGAGTAATCGCCTTTATCATAATAACTGGAGGAGCTTTTGGAATTATCTTAAGAACAAAAGCTGTAGAAGCTGGATTATTCACTTTGATTAAAAAGACAAAGGGATCAGAATATCTCTTACTTCCAATTGTATTTTTCTTCTTTTCTTTAGGAGGAGCAGTATTTGGAATGGGAGAGGAAGCAATTCCATTTGCAATGGTATTAATACCAATAGTAATTGGAATGGGATATGATGCTATTACAGGAATATTAATAACTTATGTTTCAACTCAGATAGGGTTTGCAACTTCTTGGATGAATCCATTTAGTGTTGCAATAGCTCAAGGAGTAGCTGGAATACCTGTATTATCAGGAGCTGGATTTAGAATATTTATGTGGGTATTTTTTACAGGAATAGGAATAGCTTATACATTAAGTTATGCTAAAAAAGTAAAAGCAAATCCAGAAAGCTCTATTTCATATGCTTCAGATGCATATTATAGAGAGGAGTTCAAACTTTCAGAGCAACAGGATATGGAGTTTAAATTTGGTCATAAGTTAGTTCTTTTAGTTGTTGTATTAGGAATGGCTTGGATCATCTATGGAGTAGTTAAGTTTGGATATTTCTTACCTGAAATAGCAACTCAATTTGTAATAATGGGAGTAGCATCAGGAATAATAGGAGTTTTATTCAAGCTTGATAATATGTGTGTTAATGATATTGCTTCATCTTTTAGAAAAGGAGCAGAGGATTTAATAGGAGCTGCAATTGTTGTTGGTATGGCTAAAGGTATTGTATTAGTTTTAGGTGGTTCTGAAGCTGGAGAGCCAAGTGTTCTAAACACTATACTTAACTGGGTAGCTGAAGGTTTAAGTGGATTACCTGCTGCTTTCTGTGCTTGGGTAATGTATATATTCCAATCAATATTCAACTTCTTTGTTGTATCAGGATCAGGACAAGCTGCTTTAACTATGCCTATAATGGCACCATTATCTGATTTAGTTGGTGTACCTAGACAGGTTGCTGTTCTTGCTTTCCAACTTGGAGATGGATTTACAAATCTAATAGTTCCAACATCAGGAATTTTAATTGCCATATTAGGAATAGCAAAACTAGATTGGGTAATTTGGGCTAAGTTCCAAATTAAATTACAAGGAGCTTTATTCTTCTTAGGTTCTTTATTTGTTGTAGGTGGAGTTTTAATGAACTTACAGTAA